The DNA sequence CTATTTTGAAACATATGGCAGTATTACATCCTGCTGCTAGAATGTTAGTTGATGTAAGTCATGCTCAAGATGTTGAAGCTGGAGATGGTACCACCACTGTTGCCATCTTGACCGGAGCATTTTTGGGTGCAGCAGAACGATTATTAAATAAGGGAATCCATCCAACTTTAATTGCTGAATCTTTCCAAACAGCAGCACAACGTTCAgttgaaattttattagATATGTCATATAAAATAAGTTTAGATAATCGTGAACAATTGATTCGTGCTGCTACTACTTCATTAAgttcaaaaattgtttcCCAACATTCTCAATTATTAGCTCCTTTAGCAGTTGATTCTGTATTAAAAGTTataaatgaagaagaaattattaatgaaaataatgaaattaccaaaaaaaagaatgtcgatttaaatgatattaGATTGATTAAAAAAGTTGGTGGTACAATCGATGATACTCATTTGGTTAATGGAATTGTATTGACACAAAATGTCGTCAAACACGCTGGAGGACCTGTACGTGTGGAAAAAGCCAAAATTGgattgattcaatttcaaatatctCCTCCTAAACCAGATATGGAAAATAATGTTGTCGTTAATGATTATCGACAAATGgataaaattttaaaagaagaaagagcttatttattgaatatttgtaaaaaaattaaaaaggCTAAATGTAATgtattattgattcaaaaatcaattcttaGAGATGCAGTTAATGATTTAGCATTACATTTCTTgtcaaaattaaatattatggttattaaagatattgaaagaGATGAAGTGgaatttttatcaaaagcTATTGGATGTAAACCAATTGCTGATATCGATAATTTTACTGAAGATAGATTAGGTAGTgctgatttaattgaagaaattgatagTTCAGGTTccaaaattgttgaaatcaCCGGGGTAACttcaaaaaatattaaaccaACAGTTTCTGTCATTATAAGAGGAGCTAATAATTTGGTTCTTGATGAAACTGAAAGATCTTTACACGATGCTTTATGTGTCATTAGATGTTTGGTCAAACAACAAGCTTTAATTGCTGGTGGTGGAGCTCcagaaattgaagtttctagacaattgatgaaagaagctaataaattatcagGGGTAgaacaatttgtttataaaGAATTTGCTCAAGCTCTAGAAGTCATTCCAACTACTCTTGCTGAAAACGCTGGattaaatccaataaatgTGGTTACAGATTTGAGAAA is a window from the Candida dubliniensis CD36 chromosome 4, complete sequence genome containing:
- a CDS encoding cytosolic chaperonin complex subunit, putative (In S. cerevisiae: subunit of the cytosolic chaperonin Cct ring complex, related to Tcp1p, required for the assembly of actin and tubulins in vivo;~Similar to S. cerevisiae CCT4); translated protein: MASVARPTVAPSNATFKDKEKPQEVRKANILAARAVSDAIRTSLGPKGMDKMIRTKNGEIIISNDGATILKHMAVLHPAARMLVDVSHAQDVEAGDGTTTVAILTGAFLGAAERLLNKGIHPTLIAESFQTAAQRSVEILLDMSYKISLDNREQLIRAATTSLSSKIVSQHSQLLAPLAVDSVLKVINEEEIINENNEITKKKNVDLNDIRLIKKVGGTIDDTHLVNGIVLTQNVVKHAGGPVRVEKAKIGLIQFQISPPKPDMENNVVVNDYRQMDKILKEERAYLLNICKKIKKAKCNVLLIQKSILRDAVNDLALHFLSKLNIMVIKDIERDEVEFLSKAIGCKPIADIDNFTEDRLGSADLIEEIDSSGSKIVEITGVTSKNIKPTVSVIIRGANNLVLDETERSLHDALCVIRCLVKQQALIAGGGAPEIEVSRQLMKEANKLSGVEQFVYKEFAQALEVIPTTLAENAGLNPINVVTDLRNRHENGEKDAGISVRRSGASNTYDEHVLQPVLVSTSAIVLASECVKSILRIDDIQFSR